From the genome of Variovorax sp. RA8, one region includes:
- a CDS encoding MFS transporter: protein MSIPAAASPTFIDLTRERPFMRMWSARLFGTAGSQMLLVAIGWHMYELTGSAWDLGLVGLYQFVPALLLALLAGHVVDRHHRGRIVAACLAVQGLVALVLLLAVQGHHDSRALLLGLSLVLGAVRAFQMPAQQALTPLLVPPLMLPRAMAFSSAGMQGAIIGGPALGGLLFAAGTGVVYGAGLLFFAVGSLLVMKVRYEHAPPPREPVSLSTVLAGVNFIWHRKPVLGAVSLDLFAVLLGGAVALLPIFAKDILHTGPWGLGLLRSAPAVGALAASILLTRRPIERRVGRALLIAVAAFGVCMIVFGLSRSFLVSLLALAVSGAADMVNVVIRQTLVQLETPDAMRGRVSAVNSIFIGASNQLGEFESGATAALLGPVGSVVLGGVGTVLVALAWFRLFPSLASRDRLVKPVD, encoded by the coding sequence ATGTCCATTCCCGCTGCCGCCTCGCCGACATTCATCGATCTCACACGCGAGCGGCCCTTCATGCGGATGTGGAGCGCGCGGCTCTTCGGAACCGCGGGCAGCCAGATGCTGCTGGTCGCGATCGGCTGGCACATGTACGAGCTGACCGGCAGCGCCTGGGACCTGGGGCTGGTGGGGCTCTACCAGTTCGTGCCGGCACTGCTGCTGGCACTGCTGGCGGGGCACGTGGTCGATCGCCATCATCGCGGCCGCATCGTCGCGGCCTGCCTGGCGGTGCAGGGGCTGGTGGCGCTGGTGCTGCTGCTTGCCGTGCAAGGCCACCACGACTCGCGTGCGCTGCTGCTCGGGCTGTCGCTGGTGCTGGGCGCGGTGCGCGCCTTCCAGATGCCGGCGCAGCAGGCCTTGACGCCGCTGCTGGTGCCGCCGCTGATGCTGCCGCGGGCCATGGCCTTCAGTTCGGCCGGCATGCAAGGCGCGATCATCGGCGGCCCGGCGCTGGGCGGCCTGCTTTTCGCTGCCGGGACCGGCGTGGTCTATGGTGCGGGCCTGCTCTTCTTCGCGGTGGGCAGCCTGCTGGTGATGAAGGTGCGCTACGAGCACGCGCCGCCGCCGCGCGAGCCGGTGTCGCTGTCGACCGTGCTGGCGGGCGTGAACTTCATCTGGCACCGCAAGCCGGTGCTCGGCGCGGTCTCGCTCGACCTGTTCGCGGTGCTGCTCGGCGGCGCCGTCGCGCTGCTGCCGATCTTTGCCAAGGACATCCTGCACACGGGCCCGTGGGGCCTGGGGCTGTTGCGCAGCGCGCCCGCGGTGGGAGCGCTCGCGGCCTCGATCCTGCTCACGCGGCGGCCCATCGAGCGCCGCGTAGGGCGCGCGCTGTTGATCGCCGTGGCAGCGTTCGGCGTCTGCATGATCGTGTTCGGCTTGTCGCGCAGCTTTCTCGTGTCGCTGCTTGCGCTGGCGGTCTCGGGCGCGGCCGACATGGTCAACGTGGTGATCCGGCAGACGCTGGTGCAGCTGGAGACGCCGGACGCGATGCGCGGGCGGGTGAGCGCCGTCAATTCGATCTTCATCGGCGCCAGCAACCAGCTGGGCGAGTTCGAATCGGGCGCCACCGCGGCGCTGCTGGGGCCGGTGGGGTCGGTGGTCCTGGGCGGCGTCGGCACCGTGCTGGTGGCGCTGGCCTGGTTCCGGCTCTTCCCGTCGCTGGCGTCGCGCGATCGGCTGGTAAAGCCGGTGGACTAG
- a CDS encoding 2Fe-2S iron-sulfur cluster-binding protein, which translates to MSTGAPHTTARIEPGGLRFDTEAGRTLLQSAEAAGIELPSSCRNGTCRTCICRLLDGEVRYRIEWPGLSREEKAEGWILPCVAEPVGDVRLDAPLAFSHF; encoded by the coding sequence ATGAGCACGGGCGCGCCGCACACCACGGCGCGGATCGAGCCGGGCGGCTTGCGCTTCGACACCGAGGCGGGCCGCACGCTGCTGCAGTCCGCCGAGGCCGCCGGCATCGAGCTGCCCAGTTCCTGCCGCAACGGCACCTGCCGCACCTGCATCTGCCGGCTGCTCGACGGCGAGGTCCGCTACCGCATCGAATGGCCCGGCCTGAGCCGGGAAGAGAAGGCCGAGGGCTGGATCCTGCCCTGCGTGGCGGAACCGGTGGGTGATGTGAGGCTGGACGCGCCGCTCGCCTTCTCGCATTTCTAG
- a CDS encoding GNAT family N-acetyltransferase — protein MPDYEVRPATLRDAKAIAEVHVASARAAYAGILPEDQLSALAPSTREAKWREAIEFSEPQVHVAVLGEEVAGFVGFDRSRDPKTPSTTGEIWALYVKPEHWGKGVGVALWDAARDGLDEEGCTVVTVWVPLRNDRALRFYELAGFKREMKTAKTTSLGGTKIEEIRLKRNVA, from the coding sequence ATGCCTGACTACGAAGTTCGCCCCGCCACGCTGCGCGATGCCAAAGCCATCGCCGAAGTCCACGTTGCCTCCGCCCGTGCCGCCTATGCCGGCATCCTGCCCGAGGACCAGTTGAGCGCCCTGGCGCCCTCCACGCGCGAGGCCAAGTGGCGCGAGGCCATCGAGTTCAGCGAGCCGCAGGTGCACGTGGCCGTGCTGGGCGAGGAGGTGGCCGGCTTCGTCGGATTCGACCGTTCGCGCGATCCCAAGACGCCCTCGACCACCGGCGAGATCTGGGCCCTCTACGTGAAGCCCGAGCACTGGGGCAAGGGCGTCGGCGTGGCCCTGTGGGATGCCGCGCGCGACGGCCTGGACGAAGAAGGCTGCACGGTGGTCACCGTCTGGGTGCCGCTGCGCAACGACCGCGCGCTGCGCTTCTACGAGCTGGCCGGCTTCAAGCGAGAAATGAAGACTGCCAAGACAACGTCATTGGGCGGCACCAAGATCGAAGAGATCCGCCTCAAGCGAAACGTCGCCTGA
- a CDS encoding DUF808 domain-containing protein, translating into MASSLLLLLDDIATVLDDVSVLTKVAAKKTAGVLGDDLALNAQQVSGVKADRELPVVWAVCKGSFINKTILVPAALLIGTWLPWLVTPLLMIGGAFLCFEGCEKLAHKFLHKEEHDADISRHEKALADPAVDLVAVEKGKIKGAVRTDFILSAEIIAITLGTVQGQSFTTQLSVLVGIALIMTIGVYGLVAGIVKLDDAGLYLSRREGGASQALGRGILAAAPWLMKGLSVAGTAAMFLVGGGILVHGVPALGHAVEAWAVDAGALVGGLGSMGINAGVGIVAGAIVLAAVELAKKAFGKKAGQLSER; encoded by the coding sequence ATGGCCTCCAGTCTGCTGCTCCTGCTTGACGACATTGCCACGGTCCTGGACGACGTTTCCGTTCTCACCAAGGTTGCCGCCAAGAAGACCGCCGGCGTGCTGGGCGACGACCTGGCGCTGAACGCGCAGCAGGTCTCCGGGGTGAAGGCCGATCGCGAGCTGCCGGTGGTGTGGGCGGTGTGCAAGGGCTCCTTCATCAACAAGACGATCCTGGTGCCGGCAGCGCTGCTCATCGGCACCTGGCTGCCTTGGCTGGTGACGCCGCTGCTGATGATCGGCGGCGCCTTCCTGTGCTTCGAGGGGTGCGAGAAGCTGGCGCACAAGTTCCTGCACAAGGAAGAGCACGACGCCGACATCTCGCGGCATGAGAAGGCGCTGGCCGATCCGGCCGTGGACCTGGTGGCGGTCGAGAAGGGCAAGATCAAGGGCGCGGTGCGCACCGACTTCATCCTCTCGGCGGAGATCATCGCCATCACGCTGGGCACGGTGCAGGGCCAGTCTTTCACCACGCAGCTGTCAGTGCTGGTCGGCATCGCGCTGATCATGACCATCGGCGTCTACGGCCTGGTGGCCGGCATCGTGAAGCTCGACGATGCGGGGCTCTACCTGAGCCGCCGCGAAGGTGGTGCCTCGCAGGCGCTGGGTCGCGGCATCCTGGCGGCAGCGCCCTGGCTCATGAAGGGGCTGTCCGTCGCAGGCACCGCCGCCATGTTCCTGGTGGGCGGCGGCATCCTGGTGCACGGCGTACCGGCGCTCGGCCATGCGGTCGAGGCCTGGGCGGTGGACGCCGGCGCCCTGGTGGGCGGCCTGGGCTCGATGGGCATCAACGCGGGCGTCGGCATCGTGGCCGGCGCGATCGTGCTGGCGGCCGTCGAGCTTGCGAAGAAGGCATTCGGCAAGAAGGCCGGGCAATTGTCCGAACGCTAG
- the mnmH gene encoding tRNA 2-selenouridine(34) synthase MnmH, which translates to MRAPAPVRVDDRGRFDALIDARSPGEYAIDHIPGAINCPVLDDEERRIVGTLYKQQGAFEARRVGGAMVAANLARHLRERFADRPADWKPLVYCWRGGLRSGSMVTWLRLVGWDAQQLAGGYKSWRRRVITQLDLLCPQLDLRVLCGATGSAKTRVLQAMARQGRQVLDLEGFAAHKGSLLGALPGTPQPSQTAFETRIAEMLERIDPAQPLYVEGESRRIGRLDVPLPLVKHMRASRCIEIVAAPEVRLAYLLRDYAYLGDDPEALSRQLGLLKELHGKAVIGRWQQWATEGALPALFAELTTLHYDPAYRRSQASHFERWAERQPVATDDLSDAAIEALARRVAELG; encoded by the coding sequence ATGCGCGCACCCGCACCCGTGCGCGTGGACGATCGCGGGCGCTTCGACGCGCTGATCGACGCGCGCTCGCCGGGCGAATACGCCATCGACCACATTCCCGGCGCCATCAACTGTCCGGTGCTCGACGACGAGGAGCGCCGCATCGTCGGCACGCTCTACAAGCAGCAAGGCGCTTTCGAGGCGCGCCGCGTTGGGGGCGCGATGGTGGCGGCGAACCTCGCGCGCCATCTGAGGGAGCGCTTCGCGGACCGGCCGGCCGACTGGAAGCCCCTGGTCTACTGCTGGCGCGGCGGCCTGCGCAGCGGCTCGATGGTCACCTGGCTGCGCCTGGTGGGCTGGGACGCGCAACAGCTGGCCGGCGGCTACAAGAGCTGGCGCCGCCGCGTGATCACGCAGCTGGACTTGCTCTGTCCGCAGCTCGACCTGCGCGTGCTGTGCGGCGCCACCGGCAGCGCCAAGACGCGCGTGCTGCAGGCGATGGCGCGCCAGGGGCGACAGGTGCTGGACCTCGAAGGCTTCGCCGCCCACAAGGGCTCGCTGCTGGGCGCCCTGCCCGGCACCCCGCAGCCGTCGCAGACGGCTTTCGAGACGCGCATCGCCGAGATGCTGGAACGGATCGATCCTGCGCAGCCGCTCTACGTGGAAGGCGAGAGCCGGCGCATCGGCCGCCTCGACGTTCCGCTGCCGCTGGTGAAACACATGCGAGCGAGCCGCTGCATCGAGATCGTGGCCGCGCCCGAGGTCCGCCTGGCCTACCTGCTGCGCGACTACGCCTACCTCGGCGACGATCCCGAGGCCCTGTCACGCCAGCTCGGGCTGCTGAAGGAGCTGCACGGCAAGGCCGTGATCGGCCGCTGGCAGCAATGGGCCACCGAAGGCGCGCTGCCGGCGTTGTTCGCCGAGCTGACGACGCTGCACTACGACCCGGCCTACCGGCGCTCGCAGGCCAGTCATTTCGAGCGCTGGGCAGAGCGGCAGCCGGTGGCAACCGACGATCTCTCCGATGCCGCCATCGAGGCGCTGGCGCGGCGGGTGGCGGAGCTGGGCTAG
- a CDS encoding autotransporter outer membrane beta-barrel domain-containing protein: MNRVFQVVWNPKQGLWAVASELARGLGKSTTQAPAVALALLSLAGTAAADCAGPSGGTIACTAGTPQTFVVIGGYDATPGGTVDVQPGAVISTTNLPAISMGDNGTILVQRGATVENNAAPGATGHYGTGANTIEFRAGTTLTIEEGARVLSNGTAYDAEAINAHGSGNLIVNHGEVRSQAGGAAIWLEPSSGSNTVVNGATGVIEYRGTAGDNILAVSGTMAVDFTNQGRLIGALNFANGDDALHVHTGSSITGGIDGGGGNNLLTLDGTGTDTFAHALSNFQTLVKRDAGTWTFRNALPGSGITSTRVAAGTLILGADASSYTGSMTVDAGGTLQTPAEFAPPSIAVNGLVRFAQPTDAAYAGLLSGSGGIEKTGAGRLVLSGTNAYSGATTVTAGTLTAGAAGTFSAASAHTVAAGATLDTGGLDQRVAALHNAGTVNLLNASAGSTLTVTGAYVGQGGTLNLGTVLGGSNSLSDRLVLSGPGASASGRTTVRINNLGGLGALTTGNGIEVVSARNGATTTAQTTRDAFTLANGHVDAGAYEYRLHAADAQGAGENWYLRSTTTVQTPGTPVTPVTPVEPANPADPANPADPAGPADPADHGNPSDPLVTVKLPLLPAEVPTYRAEVPLFAALPAQLRQADLAMLGNLHRRIGDEDAAPAGSVPAPRRAWARAVYDDLNIRQDGIAAAHSRGHVSGLQAGTDLLAGGHWRGGVYAGFLDGGADVSGNARGTFGRVGSNDLRSRYLGAYATWMDGSGLYADAVVQAGSHRYSVRPDGNASTAGKGDSFTASIETGKSFALTERWTVEPQAQLIYQRAHFDAVPIAGAIVRQDADAGWIGRLGVRIKGDFATGAGRLQPYARLNLYRASAGADAAEFVGPAGSTRFASASGYSAAELAGGFTLALTPAASLYGELGRVFALGGDARVKSSVQGSVGVKLRW; this comes from the coding sequence ATGAATCGCGTTTTCCAGGTGGTCTGGAACCCGAAGCAAGGGCTGTGGGCAGTGGCCTCCGAACTGGCCAGGGGGCTGGGCAAATCGACCACCCAGGCGCCGGCGGTGGCCCTGGCGCTGCTGAGCCTGGCCGGCACCGCGGCCGCCGATTGCGCCGGCCCCAGCGGCGGCACCATCGCCTGCACCGCCGGCACCCCCCAGACCTTCGTGGTCATCGGCGGCTACGACGCCACGCCCGGCGGCACGGTGGACGTGCAGCCCGGCGCCGTGATCAGCACCACCAACCTGCCCGCCATCAGCATGGGCGACAACGGGACCATCCTGGTGCAACGCGGCGCGACGGTCGAGAACAACGCCGCGCCCGGCGCCACCGGCCACTACGGCACGGGGGCCAACACCATCGAGTTCCGCGCGGGCACCACGCTCACGATCGAGGAGGGCGCCAGGGTGCTCTCCAACGGCACGGCGTATGACGCGGAAGCCATCAACGCACACGGCAGCGGCAACCTCATCGTCAATCACGGCGAGGTGCGCTCGCAGGCGGGCGGCGCCGCCATCTGGCTGGAGCCCTCGAGCGGTTCGAACACAGTGGTCAACGGCGCCACTGGCGTCATCGAGTACAGGGGGACAGCGGGCGACAACATCCTCGCCGTGTCGGGCACGATGGCCGTGGATTTCACGAACCAGGGCCGGCTGATCGGCGCGCTGAACTTCGCCAACGGCGACGACGCGCTGCATGTCCACACCGGCTCCTCGATCACCGGCGGTATCGACGGCGGTGGCGGCAACAACCTGCTGACGCTCGATGGCACGGGCACCGACACCTTCGCGCATGCCCTGTCGAACTTCCAGACCCTGGTGAAGCGCGATGCGGGCACCTGGACCTTCCGCAACGCGCTGCCGGGTTCGGGCATCACCAGCACCCGCGTGGCCGCGGGCACGCTGATCCTGGGCGCCGACGCCAGCAGCTACACCGGCAGCATGACGGTCGATGCAGGCGGCACGTTGCAGACACCGGCCGAATTCGCGCCGCCTTCGATCGCCGTCAATGGCCTGGTGCGCTTCGCCCAGCCCACCGACGCCGCCTACGCAGGCCTCCTGTCCGGCAGCGGCGGCATCGAGAAGACGGGCGCGGGACGCCTGGTCCTCTCCGGCACCAATGCGTATTCGGGCGCGACCACGGTCACGGCCGGGACGCTGACGGCCGGCGCTGCCGGCACCTTCAGCGCCGCCTCCGCGCACACGGTGGCGGCGGGCGCCACGCTCGACACCGGCGGCCTCGACCAGCGCGTGGCCGCGCTGCACAACGCCGGCACGGTCAACCTGCTGAACGCCAGCGCCGGCAGCACGCTCACCGTCACCGGCGCCTACGTGGGGCAGGGGGGTACCCTGAACCTCGGCACGGTGCTCGGCGGCAGCAACAGCCTGAGCGATCGCCTGGTGCTCAGCGGCCCCGGCGCCAGCGCCAGCGGCCGGACCACGGTGCGCATCAACAACCTCGGCGGCCTCGGCGCCCTAACGACGGGCAACGGCATCGAGGTGGTGAGCGCGCGCAATGGCGCCACAACCACCGCCCAGACGACGCGAGACGCCTTCACGCTCGCCAACGGCCATGTGGACGCGGGTGCCTACGAATACCGCCTCCACGCCGCCGATGCGCAGGGCGCGGGCGAGAACTGGTATCTGCGCTCCACGACGACCGTGCAAACGCCGGGCACTCCCGTCACTCCGGTCACGCCTGTCGAGCCCGCCAATCCCGCGGACCCCGCCAATCCCGCGGACCCTGCCGGTCCCGCGGACCCTGCCGATCATGGGAACCCGTCCGACCCCCTCGTCACCGTCAAGCTGCCGTTGCTGCCGGCCGAGGTGCCGACCTACCGCGCAGAAGTGCCGCTGTTCGCCGCGCTTCCGGCGCAACTGCGCCAGGCCGACCTTGCCATGCTCGGCAACCTGCATCGCCGCATCGGCGACGAGGATGCGGCCCCGGCCGGCAGCGTCCCGGCGCCGCGCCGGGCGTGGGCACGCGCGGTCTACGACGACCTGAACATCCGCCAGGACGGGATCGCCGCGGCGCACAGCCGCGGCCATGTGAGCGGGCTGCAGGCCGGCACCGACCTGCTGGCCGGCGGCCACTGGCGTGGCGGCGTCTATGCCGGGTTCCTGGACGGCGGCGCCGACGTGAGCGGCAATGCGCGCGGCACCTTCGGCCGGGTCGGCTCCAACGACCTGCGCTCGCGCTACCTCGGCGCCTACGCCACCTGGATGGACGGCAGCGGCCTCTACGCCGACGCCGTGGTCCAGGCCGGCAGCCATCGCTACAGCGTGCGGCCCGACGGCAACGCCAGCACCGCCGGCAAGGGCGACAGCTTCACCGCCTCGATCGAGACCGGCAAGTCTTTCGCGCTCACCGAGCGCTGGACCGTCGAGCCGCAGGCGCAGCTGATCTACCAGCGCGCGCATTTCGACGCCGTGCCCATCGCAGGCGCCATCGTGCGCCAGGATGCCGATGCCGGCTGGATCGGCCGCCTGGGCGTGCGCATCAAGGGCGACTTCGCTACCGGCGCGGGGCGGCTCCAGCCCTATGCGCGGCTGAACCTGTACCGCGCGAGCGCCGGCGCCGACGCCGCCGAGTTCGTCGGCCCGGCGGGCTCGACCCGATTCGCCAGTGCCAGCGGCTACAGCGCGGCCGAGCTGGCGGGCGGCTTCACGCTGGCACTGACACCGGCGGCCAGTCTGTACGGCGAACTGGGGCGCGTGTTCGCCCTCGGCGGCGATGCCCGCGTCAAGTCCTCGGTGCAGGGTTCCGTCGGGGTGAAGCTGCGCTGGTAG
- a CDS encoding MFS transporter has translation MTPQYSPMNAKGEGTRMTRRKTIVATTIGNGLEFFDFTIYGFLALVIGKLFFPTFDSYGQLLLTVGSFGVGFIMRPLGGIVIGAYADRAGRKKAMTLTIFLMALGCAMIALAPTYAQIGVAAPILIVLARLIQGFSAGGEVGASTTLLVEHATPANRGYMASWQFASQGLGILLGAAVAGGLTAALGPQGMEAWGWRVPFFIGMLIAPVGMYIRRHLDESLETAGTPAAAERRSSIAEVCSEHGRTVLAAILSVLGGTAAAYVVTFYMPTYAVRELGLPPTVALFGAALTGLLSFVLSPLVGLASDRVGRKPLILWGRIAMALMIYPAFWWLNASPTAAVLFIVVGLLSTALVVQTVPTITMLPEMFPKHVRASGMSLVYSVGVALFGGFSPFVSTWLVGASGNKLAPAWYLLGMTLVSLLGLLWLKDFTGRDIDDAAAHRPEAEPSSSPARA, from the coding sequence ATGACCCCGCAATACTCGCCGATGAACGCCAAAGGCGAAGGTACTCGAATGACCCGTCGCAAGACCATCGTCGCCACCACCATCGGCAACGGGCTCGAGTTCTTCGACTTCACCATCTACGGCTTCCTGGCCCTGGTGATCGGCAAGCTCTTCTTCCCCACCTTCGACAGCTACGGCCAGCTGCTGCTGACAGTGGGCAGCTTCGGCGTCGGCTTCATCATGCGGCCGCTGGGCGGGATCGTGATCGGCGCCTACGCAGACCGCGCGGGCCGCAAGAAGGCCATGACCCTCACCATCTTCCTGATGGCGCTGGGCTGCGCCATGATCGCCTTGGCCCCCACGTACGCGCAGATCGGCGTCGCGGCGCCGATCCTGATCGTGCTGGCGCGGCTGATCCAGGGCTTTTCCGCAGGCGGCGAGGTCGGCGCCTCCACCACCCTGCTGGTCGAGCATGCGACGCCCGCCAATCGCGGCTACATGGCGAGCTGGCAGTTCGCCAGCCAGGGCCTGGGCATCCTGCTCGGCGCGGCGGTGGCCGGCGGCCTGACCGCGGCGCTCGGTCCCCAGGGCATGGAAGCGTGGGGCTGGCGCGTGCCCTTCTTCATCGGGATGCTGATCGCGCCGGTGGGCATGTACATCCGCCGCCATCTCGACGAGTCGCTGGAGACCGCGGGAACGCCGGCCGCCGCCGAGCGGCGCAGCAGCATCGCCGAAGTGTGCAGCGAACACGGGCGCACCGTGCTGGCCGCCATCCTCAGCGTGCTCGGGGGCACTGCCGCAGCCTATGTCGTGACCTTCTACATGCCGACCTACGCCGTCCGCGAGCTGGGCCTGCCGCCGACCGTGGCGCTGTTCGGCGCGGCGCTCACGGGCTTGTTGTCCTTCGTGCTCTCGCCGCTGGTGGGCCTGGCTTCCGACCGCGTCGGGCGCAAGCCGCTGATCCTCTGGGGCCGCATCGCGATGGCGTTGATGATCTACCCCGCCTTCTGGTGGCTCAACGCCTCGCCCACGGCGGCCGTGCTGTTCATCGTGGTGGGCCTGCTGAGCACCGCGCTGGTGGTGCAGACCGTGCCCACGATCACCATGCTGCCCGAGATGTTCCCCAAGCATGTGCGCGCCAGCGGCATGTCGCTGGTCTACAGCGTGGGCGTTGCGCTGTTCGGCGGCTTCTCGCCCTTCGTCAGCACCTGGCTGGTGGGCGCCAGCGGCAACAAGCTGGCACCGGCCTGGTATCTGCTCGGCATGACGCTGGTGTCGCTGCTGGGCCTGCTGTGGCTCAAGGACTTCACCGGCCGCGACATCGACGACGCCGCGGCCCACCGGCCCGAAGCCGAACCTTCCTCGAGCCCTGCCCGCGCATAG
- a CDS encoding alpha/beta hydrolase codes for MSLAPIEIETGPNPTATVLLMHGLGADGNDFVPIASELDLSAVGAVRFVFPNAPVIPVTINGGYRMPAWYDIAAPDLVKREDEPGLRRSQAAIEALIANEKQRGIPAHRIVVAGFSQGCAMALLVGLRHAERLAGIVGLSGYLPLAATTAAERHAANHDVPIFLGHGTRDGVVQIERARASRDALAALGHAVEWHEYPMEHSVCMEEIADLNRFLLRVLGTP; via the coding sequence ATGTCGCTCGCCCCCATCGAAATCGAAACCGGCCCCAATCCCACGGCCACCGTGCTCCTCATGCATGGCCTGGGCGCCGATGGCAACGACTTCGTGCCCATCGCCAGCGAGCTCGACCTGTCGGCCGTCGGCGCGGTGCGCTTCGTGTTCCCCAACGCGCCGGTGATCCCGGTCACCATCAACGGCGGCTACCGCATGCCGGCCTGGTACGACATCGCCGCGCCCGACCTGGTCAAGCGCGAGGACGAGCCCGGCCTGCGCCGCTCGCAGGCCGCGATCGAGGCGCTGATCGCCAACGAGAAGCAGCGCGGCATTCCAGCCCATCGCATCGTGGTCGCCGGCTTCTCCCAGGGCTGCGCGATGGCACTGCTGGTCGGGCTGCGCCATGCCGAGCGGCTGGCCGGCATCGTCGGGCTCTCGGGCTACCTGCCGCTGGCCGCGACCACCGCCGCCGAACGCCATGCCGCCAACCATGACGTACCGATCTTCCTCGGCCACGGCACGCGCGACGGCGTGGTACAGATCGAGCGCGCCAGGGCATCGCGCGATGCGCTGGCGGCGCTGGGCCATGCGGTCGAATGGCACGAGTACCCGATGGAGCACTCGGTATGCATGGAGGAGATCGCCGACCTCAATCGCTTCTTGCTGCGGGTGCTGGGCACGCCTTGA
- the gshA gene encoding glutamate--cysteine ligase: MSKLPERLGALAPARLKGVRRGIEKESLRAQPDGKLAATPHPAALGSALTHPHITTDFSESQLELITGVHADVETCLAELAEIHQFTYRALAEAGDERLWVSSMPCGLPPDETIPIGRYGSSNVGRAKSVYRMGLSHRYGRRMQTISGIHYNWSMPDVSSAEYFALIRNFRRHAFLLLYLFGASPALCSTFVAGRAHELKPLGEGAMHMPHGTSLRMGRLGYQSEAQASLAVSYNSLDGYAASLQDALTRPWPAYEAIGIQNLGGEYNQLATSLLQIENEFYGTIRPKRVIFPGERPLHALRERGVEYVEVRLMDLDPFETLGINASTMRFLDVFLLHCLLADSPPDTREEIAELAHNQHLTAARGREPGLKLLRGGRDVGLTEWGAELLEACGPIAAALDAAQGGSHHAEAVRAAEQALADPALLPSARVLEAMERSHGNSFIDFVRTRSDETRAALLALPFSAEQQARFERATQDSVEAQKQIEAADTMPFEIYREQYVSPARLGFKKHWIDAPQMVTQPAAL, translated from the coding sequence ATGAGCAAACTACCGGAGCGCCTGGGAGCGCTCGCACCCGCGCGCCTGAAGGGAGTCCGCCGAGGGATCGAAAAGGAGAGCCTGCGCGCGCAGCCCGACGGCAAGCTGGCGGCGACGCCGCATCCCGCCGCGCTCGGATCGGCGCTGACCCACCCCCACATCACCACCGATTTCAGCGAGTCGCAGCTGGAGCTCATCACCGGGGTGCATGCCGATGTCGAGACCTGCCTGGCCGAGCTCGCGGAGATCCACCAGTTCACCTATCGCGCACTGGCCGAGGCCGGCGACGAACGGCTGTGGGTGTCCAGCATGCCATGCGGCCTGCCGCCGGACGAGACCATTCCGATCGGGCGCTACGGCTCCTCGAACGTGGGCCGCGCCAAGAGCGTCTATCGCATGGGCCTGAGCCACCGCTATGGGCGGCGCATGCAGACCATCTCGGGCATCCACTACAACTGGTCGATGCCGGACGTCTCGAGCGCGGAGTACTTCGCGCTGATCCGCAACTTCCGCCGCCATGCCTTCCTGCTGCTGTACCTGTTCGGTGCCTCGCCGGCCCTGTGCTCGACCTTCGTGGCCGGGCGCGCGCACGAGCTGAAGCCGCTGGGCGAGGGCGCCATGCACATGCCGCACGGCACCTCGCTGCGCATGGGGCGGCTGGGCTACCAGAGCGAGGCCCAGGCCTCGCTGGCCGTGAGCTACAACAGCCTCGACGGCTATGCCGCCTCGCTGCAGGACGCGCTGACCCGGCCCTGGCCGGCCTACGAGGCGATCGGCATTCAGAACCTGGGCGGCGAGTACAACCAGCTCGCCACCAGCCTGCTGCAGATCGAGAACGAGTTCTACGGCACGATCCGGCCCAAGCGGGTGATCTTTCCCGGCGAGCGGCCGCTGCATGCGCTGCGCGAGCGCGGCGTCGAGTACGTCGAGGTGCGGCTGATGGACCTCGATCCCTTCGAGACCCTCGGCATCAATGCCTCCACCATGCGCTTCCTGGATGTCTTCCTGCTGCACTGCCTGCTGGCCGACAGCCCGCCCGACACCCGCGAGGAGATCGCCGAGCTGGCCCATAACCAGCATCTCACGGCCGCGCGCGGGCGCGAGCCCGGGCTGAAGCTGCTGCGCGGCGGGCGCGATGTGGGGCTGACCGAATGGGGCGCCGAACTGCTGGAGGCCTGCGGCCCGATTGCCGCCGCGCTCGACGCGGCCCAGGGCGGCAGCCATCATGCCGAGGCGGTGCGCGCCGCCGAGCAGGCGCTGGCCGACCCGGCCTTGCTGCCTTCGGCGCGCGTGCTGGAGGCGATGGAGCGCTCGCACGGCAATTCCTTCATCGACTTCGTGCGCACCCGTTCGGATGAGACGCGCGCCGCGCTGCTGGCGCTGCCTTTCAGCGCCGAGCAGCAAGCGCGCTTCGAGCGCGCGACGCAGGACTCCGTCGAGGCGCAGAAGCAGATCGAGGCCGCCGACACCATGCCCTTCGAGATCTATCGCGAGCAGTACGTCTCGCCGGCGCGCCTGGGCTTCAAGAAGCACTGGATCGACGCGCCGCAGATGGTCACCCAGCCGGCGGCGCTATGA